The Zingiber officinale cultivar Zhangliang chromosome 9A, Zo_v1.1, whole genome shotgun sequence genome window below encodes:
- the LOC122021148 gene encoding SUPPRESSOR OF ABI3-5-like, producing the protein MAGTELVDSGGGSEETESEQESYGSSSFVWDDNSKLYYHASSGFYHDPSAGWYYSSRDGHYYTFEDGRYVPLSYSEKGEVSEVVDGATCASFHEARDDETFRIDENASADGIQNPPSEWLEDTLIDLYLSGYSNLDAHPTSSSTSLHTVDTSWEEENWQAQYGQVVRSGDEHQPSFPVIDLWDWEIIKEPAKKNNPVYKLIGRTARCSNRLHPSVPAGGALKTTPIREVHLDLVRVTSGKVYRLRSPNRRYLTSLSSYDSSNPTKDWGFPDLYDNLQNGISDALSYPNCQPNHTDEVCDIWSSKLDNFPNTPEKHKNVTYKDRAAARRMLHGDFSVGPGQKDAENRSFHEPTSSSQHADPEDAAAEAIKSSFGSGSYARRILKSMGWTDGEALGNSRKGILEPLRAVGNKGYAGLG; encoded by the exons ATGGCCGGAACGGAGCTGGTCGACAGTGGCGGTGGCTCCGAAGAAACCGAGAGTGAGCAGGAAAGCTACGGTTCTTCCTCCTTCGTATGGGATGACAATTCCAAGCTCTACTACCACGCCAG TAGTGGGTTCTACCATGATCCCAGTGCTGGTTGGTATTACAGCAGTAGAGATGGTCATTATTACACATTTGAAGATGGAAGATATGTGCCATTATCATATAGTGAG AAAGGCGAGGTATCTGAAGTTGTTGATGGTGCAACTTGTGCTTCTTTCCATGAGGCTAGGGATGATGAGACAT TTAGGATAGATGAAAATGCATCTGCTGATGGGATTCAGAATCCACCATCTGAATG GCTGGAAGATACTCTTATTGATCTATATTTGTCTGGTTATTCCAATCTAGATGCCCATCCTACTTCCTCATCAACTTCTTTGCATACTGTGG ATACTTCATGGGAGGAGGAGAACTGGCAAGCTCAGTATGGTCAAGTTGTTAGATCCGGTGATGAGCATCAACCATCTTTTCCAGTTATTGATCTATGGGATTGGGAAATCATCAAAGAGCCGGCAAAGAAAAACAATCCAGTGTACAAACTGATTGGAAGAACTGCAAGATGTTCCAATAGGCTTCATCCTTCTGTGCCTGCTGGAGGTGCTTTAAAAACTACCCCAATTCGTGAGGTTCATTTAGATTTGGTGCGTGTTACTTCAG GAAAAGTTTACCGATTGAGGAGTCCAAACAGAAGATACTTGACTTCTTTATCATCATATGATTCTTCCAACCCCACTAAAGATTGGGGTTTCCCAGATCTTTATGACAATTTGCAGAATGGTATATCAGATGCATTATCATATCCCAATTGTCAACCTAATCATACAGATGAAGTTTGTGATATCTGGTCTTCTAAGCTTGACAATTTTCCAAACACACCAGAGAAG CACAAAAATGTAACTTATAAAGATCGAGCTGCTGCAAGAAGGATGTTACATGGTGATTTCAGTGTTGGTCCTGGACAAAAGGACGCTGAGAACAGATCGTTTCATGAACCAACCTCATCGTCACAACATGCTGATCCAGAAGATGCTGCAGCAGAAGCCATAAAGTCATCGTTTGGAAGTGGAAGTTATGCCAGAAGAATTCTGAAAAGCATGGGATGGACTGAT GGAGAAGCTTTAGGGAATAGCAGAAAAGGTATTTTGGAACCTCTTCGAGCTGTGGGTAACAAAGGTTATGCAGGATTGGGATAG
- the LOC122021150 gene encoding phenylpropanoylacetyl-CoA synthase-like produces MATIDASGKAADGPATILAIGTANPSNVVDQMQYPEYYFRITNSQYKTDLMHKFRRVCEKSMIGKRHMCLTEEILKENPELCAYMAPSFDVRQKIVLAEVPRLAEEAADKAIKEWGQPASDITHLVFSSSAGVDLLGVDCRLLQLLGLSPRVRRVMLYNIGCHAGGTALRVAKDLAENNKGARVMVVCSELNVMFFRGPDDHHFENLIAQALFGDGAAAVIVGADPKEAERPIYELASAAQVMLPESEEMVAGHLREIGLTFHLGSKLPAVVGANIQRCLEVSFAPMGVSNWNDLFWIVHPGGRAIVDQVEMSAGLGAGKLAATRHVLREYGNMQSASVLFIMDEMRKRSATEGCTTTGEGCEWGVLFGFGPGLTVETVVLHALPN; encoded by the exons ATGGCTACCATAGATGCCTCCGGCAAAGCGGCCGACGGGCCCGCGACTATCCTCGCGATCGGAACAGCCAACCCTTCCAATGTGGTCGACCAGATGCAGTATCCTGAATACTACTTCCGTATCACAAATTCTCAATACAAGACAGACTTGATGCATAAGTTTCGGCGCGTTT GTGAGAAGTCGATGATCGGGAAGCGGCACATGTGCCTAACGGAGGAGATACTGAAGGAGAACCCCGAGCTGTGCGCGTACATGGCGCCGTCGTTCGACGTGAGGCAGAAGATTGTGTTGGCCGAGGTGCCGCGGCTGGCGGAGGAGGCGGCGGACAAGGCCATAAAGGAGTGGGGGCAGCCGGCCTCCGACATCACTCACCTCGTCTTCAGCTCGTCCGCGGGAGTCGACCTCCTAGGTGTCGACTGCCGCCTGCTGCAGCTGCTCGGCCTGTCGCCGCGGGTGCGCCGCGTGATGCTCTACAACATCGGCTGCCACGCCGGCGGGACGGCGCTGCGGGTGGCCAAGGACTTGGCCGAGAACAACAAGGGTGCGCGCGTGATGGTGGTGTGCTCCGAGCTCAACGTCATGTTCTTCCGTGGGCCCGACGACCACCACTTCGAGAACCTTATCGCACAAGCCCTCTTCGGCGATGGCGCTGCGGCGGTGATCGTTGGTGCGGACCCAAAGGAGGCAGAGAGGCCGATCTATGAACTGGCCTCGGCAGCTCAGGTGATGCTGCCGGAGAGCGAGGAGATGGTTGCGGGGCACCTGAGGGAGATCGGGTTGACATTCCACTTAGGGAGCAAACTGCCGGCTGTAGTTGGGGCAAACATCCAACGGTGCTTGGAGGTGTCTTTCGCGCCAATGGGGGTTTCAAACTGGAACGACCTGTTCTGGATTGTGCACCCAGGCGGGAGAGCCATTGTGGACCAAGTGGAAATGAGTGCCGGGTTGGGGGCAGGGAAACTAGCTGCGACTAGGCATGTGCTGAGGGAGTATGGCAACATGCAGAGTGCTTCGGTGCTATTTATCATGGATGAGATGAGGAAGCGGTCGGCGACGGAGGGATGCACCACCACCGGTGAGGGATGTGAGTGGGGGGTACTCTTCGGCTTCGGCCCCGGCCTCACCGTCGAGACGGTCGTCCTCCACGCTCTCCCCAACTAA